A single genomic interval of Candidatus Acidiferrales bacterium harbors:
- a CDS encoding 4Fe-4S dicluster domain-containing protein → MTKAGWKAARKIRVALSLSVLSLVSLIFLDPWHIAPRQTAVYLTALEIIPGLLKLVVAGGIVSGIGFAAIALITLSFGRVYCSTVCPVGTLQDITIHFAKKINRQKRFKYYSSPQWLQYSIALIGIGSMLLAGSMIIGDLLEPFSNYGRLMTNIALQPLLLLNNLLAAIFTHFEVYFFYDIQLHVAEIGTLLFTSIFFATVIYLSAAKGRFFCNSFCPAGAILSLISRVSIFKLVIKSELCNDCGACDRVCKAECIDSSARRIDFSMCVSCFNCLRSCPTSAIEYSVALKPRFKSARVEPATTDQVLQSRRELLRNIGIPAAALLLAPGIVESGFLPLPKGSLQIGTNKRQTISPPGSLGVAHFTDLCTACHLCVASCPSNVLRPSFLEYGMAGMSQPVMDYQIGYCNYDCVICGEVCPTGAIRKLCPDDKKLVQIGKSKFSKDDCIVVSKKKDCAACSEHCPTKAVHTIPYEEGLFLPEVDDEICIGCGACEHVCPATPRKAIHVDANIVHQTAKKPKIQQMPKKVQNPANDFPF, encoded by the coding sequence GTGACAAAGGCGGGCTGGAAAGCAGCCAGGAAAATTCGAGTCGCCCTCTCCTTATCGGTTCTAAGTTTAGTTAGCCTGATCTTCCTTGATCCATGGCACATAGCTCCCAGGCAAACAGCGGTTTATCTTACGGCACTCGAGATTATCCCCGGGCTTCTTAAACTTGTCGTCGCAGGAGGAATTGTCTCAGGAATCGGGTTTGCTGCGATAGCCTTGATTACACTTTCTTTCGGACGCGTCTACTGTTCGACGGTTTGTCCGGTCGGCACTCTTCAGGACATCACGATCCATTTTGCTAAAAAGATCAATCGACAGAAGCGTTTCAAATATTACAGTTCACCTCAGTGGCTGCAATATTCTATCGCTCTCATCGGCATAGGCTCTATGCTGCTTGCGGGCAGCATGATCATTGGCGACCTTCTTGAGCCGTTCAGCAACTATGGAAGACTGATGACGAATATTGCGTTGCAGCCGCTTCTTCTGCTGAACAATTTGCTCGCGGCCATATTTACTCATTTCGAAGTCTACTTCTTCTACGACATTCAATTACATGTTGCGGAGATCGGGACGCTGCTATTTACTTCCATTTTCTTTGCGACAGTTATATACCTCAGCGCTGCTAAGGGCCGGTTTTTCTGTAATTCGTTTTGTCCGGCGGGCGCAATCTTGAGTTTGATCTCGCGTGTTTCAATATTCAAACTTGTCATCAAGAGTGAGTTGTGTAATGACTGTGGAGCGTGTGACAGAGTCTGCAAAGCCGAATGTATCGACAGCAGCGCGAGACGGATAGATTTCAGCATGTGCGTCAGCTGCTTCAATTGCCTTCGCTCGTGTCCGACCAGCGCAATCGAGTATTCCGTGGCACTGAAGCCGCGTTTCAAATCTGCGAGAGTCGAGCCTGCCACGACCGACCAGGTTCTTCAATCGAGGAGGGAATTGCTGCGCAACATTGGGATTCCCGCTGCAGCCTTGCTCTTGGCTCCGGGAATTGTAGAAAGTGGTTTTCTCCCTTTACCAAAGGGATCACTGCAAATCGGGACGAATAAACGACAAACGATTTCTCCGCCTGGTTCGCTTGGTGTTGCACATTTCACGGACCTATGTACGGCGTGCCATTTGTGCGTTGCATCGTGTCCATCGAATGTGTTGAGACCGTCATTTTTGGAATATGGGATGGCGGGAATGTCGCAGCCGGTGATGGATTATCAAATCGGTTACTGCAATTACGATTGTGTGATCTGTGGAGAAGTATGTCCGACCGGAGCTATTCGAAAATTATGTCCGGACGATAAGAAACTGGTGCAGATCGGAAAATCGAAGTTCAGCAAAGATGACTGCATCGTGGTCTCGAAGAAAAAAGACTGCGCCGCCTGTTCGGAGCACTGCCCGACAAAAGCGGTACATACTATTCCTTACGAAGAAGGCTTGTTCCTGCCGGAGGTTGACGATGAAATCTGCATCGGATGCGGAGCGTGTGAGCATGTTTGCCCGGCGACACCCCGGAAGGCAATTCATGTCGACGCGAATATAGTTCATCAGACAGCTAAGAAGCCTAAGATTCAACAAATGCCGAAAAAGGTGCAGAACCCGGCCAATGATTTCCCGTTTTGA
- a CDS encoding outer membrane beta-barrel protein, producing the protein MKTLLVILLFPAMALCQGFLPRWELSLSGDVNSISSNNSYVSFDFRSGFYPILGEGLSIEPELSYGRTKGINAADISGNLSYGVEMGYWPVVPFVLLGYGLGDGIPFYEPMTRATKNSTDVSVLNVGLGAKVMAFGGRGLIRLEYRYQGFSENFSGFTGHVYGRRLLLGIAILL; encoded by the coding sequence ATGAAAACACTTCTTGTAATACTTCTTTTTCCTGCCATGGCTCTTTGTCAGGGATTTTTGCCCAGGTGGGAATTGTCGCTCTCCGGCGATGTGAATTCTATAAGCTCGAACAATTCATATGTCTCCTTTGATTTTCGCTCGGGATTCTACCCGATACTTGGCGAAGGACTTTCTATAGAGCCGGAATTGTCTTACGGGCGAACAAAAGGAATAAACGCGGCAGACATAAGTGGAAACCTTTCTTACGGCGTTGAGATGGGATATTGGCCTGTCGTCCCGTTTGTTCTGCTAGGTTATGGCTTGGGTGATGGGATCCCGTTTTACGAACCGATGACAAGAGCAACAAAGAACAGTACCGACGTTTCCGTTTTAAATGTGGGGCTAGGTGCGAAGGTAATGGCTTTCGGAGGACGAGGCCTTATCAGATTAGAATACCGGTATCAAGGATTTAGCGAGAATTTTTCCGGATTCACTGGTCATGTGTATGGTCGTCGGCTTCTCCTCGGCATTGCCATTCTTTTGTAG
- a CDS encoding tetratricopeptide repeat protein yields MLSCRIRAFLFLIASALLVSFRVDAREKIENDSSRTNTIINLTYNCEFNHALTFVDDLASEDTASLKWKFFRAFVLWQEVIFIDSVGAADQNVEAQFSNSIGRVIDDAEVQLSQNPSDTTALFYAGFSLGVLAKFDAAKGDKWKAAREGNKGLSYHKKLISICPRWYDAYFSGALFNYYTCVLPWYLKPLLFFLGQSGSRDMAYELLTLVSSKGSIAKYEADNILGELYERELKFDSASTVYSKLISQFPKATLYYVDRILWSLTEANRYQEVVQKCKETIKILPTWHLSHWDSLYVGKIYFRLADAYEKLGDYGNAMGTYGELIDHYVTISEVSEAHLSIGRLYEKANDSQDAIREYIWVANKADSPQLSKEARERLENLGVR; encoded by the coding sequence ATGTTGAGTTGTCGCATTCGCGCGTTTCTTTTCTTAATAGCGAGCGCACTTCTTGTCTCCTTCCGCGTTGATGCCCGCGAGAAAATCGAAAATGACTCTTCGAGGACGAACACCATCATTAACCTTACGTATAATTGTGAGTTCAATCATGCACTGACATTCGTCGATGATCTTGCAAGCGAAGATACCGCATCTTTAAAGTGGAAATTCTTCCGGGCTTTCGTGTTATGGCAAGAGGTGATTTTCATTGACAGCGTCGGAGCCGCAGACCAAAACGTCGAGGCACAGTTCAGCAACTCGATCGGGCGGGTCATAGATGACGCAGAGGTGCAGCTCTCTCAGAATCCATCCGATACAACGGCGCTGTTTTATGCCGGCTTCAGTCTCGGTGTCCTTGCAAAGTTCGATGCCGCGAAAGGTGACAAGTGGAAGGCCGCCCGCGAAGGGAATAAAGGCTTGTCCTACCATAAAAAGCTCATATCGATTTGCCCAAGATGGTACGACGCCTATTTCAGCGGGGCATTGTTCAATTACTACACATGTGTGCTGCCGTGGTATCTGAAGCCTCTTCTCTTTTTCCTTGGGCAAAGCGGATCAAGGGACATGGCATACGAGTTATTGACTCTTGTCAGCTCGAAAGGCTCGATCGCGAAGTACGAAGCCGACAACATCCTCGGCGAACTTTATGAAAGAGAATTGAAATTCGATTCCGCATCAACCGTATATTCCAAATTGATCTCCCAGTTTCCGAAAGCCACTCTATACTATGTGGACAGAATTTTATGGTCGCTTACGGAGGCGAACCGGTATCAAGAGGTTGTACAGAAGTGCAAAGAGACGATAAAGATTTTACCTACATGGCATCTGTCACACTGGGATTCACTTTATGTAGGGAAGATCTATTTCAGACTGGCAGATGCTTACGAAAAGCTCGGCGATTACGGAAACGCCATGGGAACCTACGGTGAATTGATCGATCATTACGTAACAATTAGCGAAGTTTCGGAAGCCCATTTAAGTATAGGACGGCTTTACGAGAAGGCAAACGATTCGCAAGACGCTATTCGTGAATACATATGGGTGGCAAACAAAGCCGACAGCCCGCAGCTTTCAAAAGAAGCAAGAGAGAGACTCGAAAATCTCGGAGTAAGATAG
- a CDS encoding homocysteine S-methyltransferase family protein, giving the protein MTGKELLNILKDKVLVFDGATGTSLQNQNLTSADFGGEKYSGCNEYLNIVKPEATEKVHLGFLEAGADIIETNSFGGTSIVLAEYGLAEESYEINKRSAETARKAADKYSGKGQKRYVAGSMGPTTKLPSLGHIEFDAMRDSYKVQVKGLADGGADLLIVETCQDLLQTKAALAAIQEYLEETERDIAVVASITIETMGTMLMGTEISAALTTIEPYDIVTVFGMNCATGPKEMEENVRYLCENSPKPVFVMPNAGLPENIGGQACYHLTPDELEFWMKRFVNEFGVSMIGGCCGTTPEHIARLVKIASESRPKKREYNYAPSVSSIYSSVALHLDPPPVIVGERCNANGSRKFKELLLAEDYDAMVQLAKEQMKEGAHILDLCVAYVGRDEVRDIKEVVKRFNTQVALPLMIDSTEYRVIEEALKRYAGKAVVNSINLEDGEERMRHVLPLCKRYGAAVVALTIDESGMAKTREKKFQVAKRIRDLAINKYGMREEDLIFDTLTFTLGSGDEEFRKAGIETIEAIRMIKKEFPKAYTLLGVSNASFGLNAHARHVLNSVFLHYAIEAGLDLSIVNAQKIMPLYKIDERGREISRQLIFDERKFETVET; this is encoded by the coding sequence ATGACCGGTAAAGAACTTCTAAACATTCTTAAAGATAAGGTACTTGTGTTCGATGGTGCAACAGGTACAAGCCTGCAAAATCAGAATCTGACTTCTGCCGATTTCGGCGGCGAGAAGTACTCAGGCTGCAACGAGTATCTCAACATCGTCAAGCCAGAAGCGACTGAGAAAGTGCACCTCGGTTTCCTCGAAGCGGGCGCGGATATAATAGAGACTAACTCATTTGGTGGTACATCGATTGTCCTCGCAGAGTACGGGCTTGCGGAGGAATCGTACGAGATAAACAAGCGCTCCGCCGAGACTGCACGTAAAGCCGCAGATAAATATTCCGGCAAGGGCCAGAAAAGATATGTCGCCGGTTCGATGGGTCCGACTACAAAGCTCCCCTCGCTCGGACATATCGAGTTCGATGCGATGCGGGATTCTTATAAAGTCCAGGTGAAGGGGCTTGCCGATGGCGGAGCAGATTTATTGATCGTCGAGACTTGCCAGGATTTGCTGCAGACCAAGGCGGCGCTTGCTGCGATACAGGAATACCTGGAAGAAACGGAGCGGGACATCGCCGTCGTCGCTTCAATCACCATCGAGACGATGGGAACGATGCTGATGGGGACGGAAATCTCCGCCGCCTTGACAACGATCGAGCCATACGATATTGTCACCGTTTTCGGAATGAACTGCGCAACCGGCCCGAAGGAAATGGAAGAAAATGTCCGCTACCTCTGCGAGAATTCTCCGAAGCCGGTTTTCGTGATGCCCAACGCCGGACTCCCGGAGAACATTGGCGGGCAGGCGTGCTACCATCTTACGCCGGATGAACTCGAATTCTGGATGAAAAGATTCGTGAATGAATTTGGCGTAAGCATGATTGGCGGATGCTGCGGCACCACGCCCGAGCATATAGCGCGGCTCGTTAAGATTGCGTCTGAATCGAGACCGAAGAAAAGGGAGTATAATTACGCTCCATCGGTGTCTTCGATCTATTCGAGCGTAGCGCTCCATCTTGACCCGCCGCCTGTAATTGTCGGCGAGCGCTGCAACGCGAACGGCTCGAGAAAATTCAAAGAGCTGCTCCTTGCCGAAGATTATGACGCCATGGTGCAGCTGGCGAAGGAACAAATGAAAGAGGGCGCGCACATACTCGATTTGTGTGTTGCCTATGTCGGACGGGATGAAGTCCGCGACATCAAGGAAGTAGTGAAGCGGTTCAACACGCAGGTTGCACTGCCGCTTATGATAGATTCGACGGAATACAGGGTGATAGAAGAAGCTTTGAAACGATACGCCGGAAAAGCGGTCGTCAACTCCATAAATCTTGAAGACGGCGAGGAGCGCATGCGCCATGTCCTGCCGCTTTGCAAAAGATACGGAGCCGCGGTGGTGGCGCTGACAATCGACGAATCCGGAATGGCAAAAACCAGGGAGAAAAAATTTCAAGTGGCAAAAAGAATCCGCGATCTTGCGATCAATAAATACGGAATGCGTGAGGAGGACTTGATTTTCGACACGCTCACGTTTACTCTCGGCTCGGGCGACGAAGAATTTCGGAAGGCGGGTATTGAAACCATCGAAGCGATCAGGATGATCAAGAAAGAATTTCCGAAGGCGTACACGCTTCTCGGTGTCTCGAATGCTTCGTTTGGACTGAACGCTCACGCAAGACATGTTCTGAACTCGGTTTTCTTGCATTATGCCATTGAGGCAGGGCTCGATTTATCAATCGTGAACGCTCAGAAGATAATGCCGCTGTACAAGATCGACGAGCGCGGGAGGGAAATTTCCCGCCAGTTGATTTTCGATGAGAGAAAATTTGAGACTGTAGAAACTTAA
- a CDS encoding vitamin B12 dependent-methionine synthase activation domain-containing protein → MAELKCTYDPLIELMSYYANAKAQAKRDDGESLSLEDKLKRRIVDGDRIGIDDDLKRALEKYSPLQIINEILLDGMRTVGDLFGSGQMQLPFVLQSAETMKTAVNFLEPFMERVEGMQKGTMVLATVKGDVHDIGKNLVDIILTNNGYKVINLGIKVPIEQIIEAAEANKADAVGMSGLLVKSTVVMKENLEQMRQRGIRIPVVLGGAALTRRYVEQDLRKIYDGYLSYANDAFDGLHFMEEIKSGKIDVAELKDVETSSTSLNKSLELNNKATAADKGRGAEHGPEIRNLIPTGVLQSGRNSRVKKDVPVPTPPFYGSAVVNSMKLEKIWEYLNEVALIRGQWQFSKKGKKEEEYNKLLESEVYPALDEQKLIAKREKLFEPKVVYGYFPCQSSGEDLVIYRPKDEKDLFTKWKFKQGNTRDLVEWVRFKFPRQSDDRFLCISDYFRSVDSGTFDVIAMQVVTIGAKASEYTKHLFEDGSYQNYLYLHGLSVESAEALAEYWHKIIRTELGIHSNDATEMKRLFAQGYQGSRYSFGYPACPNLEDQAKLFELLHPERIGVTLTEEFQLVPEQSTTAIIVHHPEARYFIVK, encoded by the coding sequence ATGGCCGAACTTAAATGCACATACGATCCGCTTATCGAGCTTATGAGTTATTATGCGAATGCCAAGGCCCAGGCGAAGAGGGATGACGGAGAATCGCTTTCCTTAGAAGACAAGCTCAAGAGGCGCATCGTCGACGGTGACAGAATTGGAATCGACGATGATCTGAAACGGGCATTGGAAAAATACTCTCCTCTGCAAATCATAAACGAAATTTTGCTTGACGGTATGCGGACTGTCGGTGATCTGTTCGGAAGCGGGCAAATGCAGCTTCCGTTCGTTTTGCAGTCGGCGGAGACGATGAAGACTGCAGTCAATTTCCTCGAACCTTTTATGGAACGCGTCGAGGGGATGCAGAAAGGCACCATGGTGCTCGCCACCGTGAAGGGCGATGTTCATGACATCGGCAAGAACCTCGTTGATATTATTCTGACGAATAACGGATACAAAGTCATCAATCTCGGTATCAAAGTCCCGATCGAGCAAATCATCGAAGCTGCGGAAGCGAACAAGGCGGATGCGGTCGGGATGAGCGGCTTGCTCGTCAAGTCCACTGTCGTGATGAAGGAGAATCTTGAACAGATGCGGCAGCGAGGGATAAGAATTCCGGTCGTCCTCGGCGGCGCGGCGCTGACTCGCAGGTACGTCGAGCAGGATCTACGCAAAATCTATGATGGCTACCTCTCTTATGCCAATGATGCGTTTGATGGACTGCACTTCATGGAGGAGATTAAGTCAGGGAAAATCGACGTCGCGGAGTTAAAAGATGTCGAGACTTCATCTACCTCTCTGAACAAGTCGCTTGAACTGAACAACAAGGCAACTGCGGCGGACAAAGGAAGGGGGGCAGAACATGGACCTGAGATCCGGAATTTAATCCCGACCGGAGTTCTACAGTCGGGACGGAATTCGAGGGTTAAAAAGGATGTCCCTGTTCCGACGCCTCCATTTTACGGCAGTGCGGTCGTCAACAGCATGAAACTTGAAAAGATCTGGGAATATTTGAACGAAGTCGCTCTCATACGCGGTCAATGGCAGTTTTCGAAAAAAGGAAAAAAGGAAGAAGAATATAATAAACTTCTCGAATCGGAAGTCTACCCTGCACTTGATGAACAAAAGCTCATTGCCAAGAGGGAGAAGCTTTTTGAGCCGAAGGTTGTCTACGGATATTTCCCGTGTCAGTCTTCAGGCGAGGATCTTGTGATCTATCGTCCGAAGGATGAAAAAGATCTTTTTACCAAATGGAAATTTAAGCAGGGCAACACAAGAGATCTGGTTGAGTGGGTGCGATTTAAGTTCCCAAGACAGAGTGATGATAGGTTTCTCTGTATATCGGATTATTTCAGATCGGTCGATTCGGGAACCTTCGACGTTATCGCGATGCAGGTTGTGACGATCGGTGCGAAGGCGAGCGAATACACGAAACATTTGTTTGAAGATGGGAGTTATCAGAATTATCTTTATCTCCATGGACTCAGTGTCGAGAGTGCAGAGGCGCTTGCCGAATACTGGCATAAGATTATAAGAACCGAACTTGGAATTCATTCTAATGACGCGACGGAAATGAAGCGGCTGTTCGCACAAGGGTATCAGGGTTCACGCTACTCGTTCGGTTATCCGGCTTGTCCGAATCTTGAAGATCAGGCGAAACTTTTCGAGCTTCTGCATCCGGAAAGAATCGGCGTCACGCTCACGGAGGAGTTTCAACTTGTGCCCGAACAAAGCACTACCGCGATAATAGTCCACCATCCTGAAGCAAGATATTTTATTGTCAAGTAA
- the recN gene encoding DNA repair protein RecN produces the protein MLRNLSIKNYALIDELDLEFETGLNIITGETGAGKSIIIDAMNLILGERATSEEVRSGADKAIVEGVFTISGNKKVQRLLEGCEIECGDEIIIRREVNQKGQSRAFANDTPIPISQLKQLGDFLVDLHGQHEHQSLLRPETHIDLLDDFGGLDNLIKDFRVSYHELNSELDEVKGLISKRDALKEKKELYAFQIKEIDAVNPVPGEMDKLEAELKILENAEKLYESTTKLYEILYDSESSIHDQLVVVRNQLEDLSQIDKSFEAPKEESESAKAVVDEITRFVQSYSSKIDFNPQRLEEIRERLGVLTMFRKKYGGSLEAAVEYREKIGKEFALAENFDEEIQKLESKVEFARAKVSEIAERLSTKRREVADRITKSIVGVLAEIGIEKAKFDVEIANREYHGGEAALAADAVCDKPFAKLGRDYYETTDKGFDIVEFFVSTNVGEEPRPLAKVASGGEISRIMLALKTILAKSDRLPLLVFDEIDTGISGRIAAKVGRSLKNLSGFHQIITITHLPQIAGMADVHFRVEKIVKGKRAVTRVSKLSDEDRVLEVAKLLSGDDVTQASISGAKELIGMK, from the coding sequence ATGCTCAGAAACCTTTCAATAAAGAATTATGCCCTCATCGACGAGCTCGATCTCGAGTTCGAGACCGGCCTGAACATAATCACAGGAGAGACCGGTGCCGGGAAATCCATCATCATCGACGCGATGAACCTAATTCTCGGCGAGCGTGCCACCTCAGAAGAAGTTCGCAGCGGGGCCGACAAAGCAATCGTCGAAGGAGTCTTCACGATTTCCGGAAATAAAAAAGTTCAACGCTTGCTCGAAGGTTGCGAGATAGAATGCGGCGACGAGATCATCATCAGGAGAGAAGTAAACCAGAAAGGACAGAGCCGTGCGTTTGCCAATGATACCCCGATTCCAATCTCGCAGCTGAAACAACTCGGCGATTTTCTCGTCGATCTCCATGGCCAGCACGAGCATCAGTCCCTCTTGCGGCCGGAAACACACATCGATCTTCTAGATGATTTCGGCGGGCTTGACAATCTCATAAAGGATTTCCGTGTATCATATCACGAATTGAATTCAGAGCTCGATGAGGTTAAAGGTCTGATCTCGAAACGGGATGCCCTCAAAGAAAAAAAAGAACTTTACGCATTCCAGATCAAAGAGATTGATGCCGTTAATCCCGTGCCTGGCGAAATGGATAAGCTCGAAGCGGAACTTAAAATCCTGGAGAATGCTGAAAAGCTTTACGAGTCGACGACGAAATTGTACGAGATCCTGTACGACAGTGAAAGCTCGATCCACGACCAGCTTGTCGTCGTCAGGAACCAGCTTGAGGATCTTTCACAGATCGATAAATCATTCGAAGCACCAAAGGAAGAGAGCGAGAGTGCGAAAGCCGTCGTCGATGAGATAACGAGGTTTGTTCAGAGTTACAGCAGCAAAATTGATTTCAACCCGCAGAGGCTGGAAGAAATCCGCGAACGCCTCGGTGTGCTCACCATGTTCAGGAAAAAATACGGAGGCTCGCTCGAGGCGGCAGTTGAATACAGGGAGAAAATCGGAAAAGAATTCGCACTGGCGGAAAACTTTGATGAGGAAATTCAAAAGCTGGAGTCGAAGGTCGAATTTGCACGGGCAAAGGTTTCCGAAATTGCAGAACGGCTTTCCACGAAACGGCGTGAGGTCGCAGATCGTATAACGAAAAGTATCGTAGGGGTACTGGCCGAAATCGGAATCGAGAAAGCGAAATTTGATGTTGAGATCGCAAACAGGGAATATCATGGCGGTGAAGCAGCGTTGGCTGCAGATGCAGTTTGCGACAAGCCTTTTGCGAAGCTCGGGAGAGATTATTACGAAACGACGGATAAAGGTTTTGATATCGTCGAGTTTTTCGTATCCACAAATGTCGGAGAAGAGCCGCGCCCGCTTGCGAAGGTGGCATCAGGAGGAGAGATCTCTCGGATAATGCTCGCATTAAAGACGATTCTCGCAAAGAGCGACCGGCTTCCGCTTCTGGTTTTCGATGAGATCGATACCGGCATCAGCGGAAGGATCGCAGCGAAGGTCGGAAGAAGTTTGAAGAACCTCTCAGGATTTCACCAGATAATTACCATCACTCATCTTCCTCAGATCGCCGGAATGGCCGACGTCCATTTCAGGGTAGAAAAAATCGTGAAGGGAAAACGTGCAGTTACGCGGGTGAGCAAACTGTCCGACGAGGATCGGGTGCTCGAAGTGGCGAAACTCCTCAGCGGCGATGACGTTACGCAGGCAAGCATATCTGGGGCGAAAGAATTGATCGGGATGAAATGA
- the cysS gene encoding cysteine--tRNA ligase has protein sequence MTTDIYLYNTLTRQKEKFVPLEKDRVGIYVCGPTVYNDSHIGHAKSYVSFDVIVRFLRFLGYKVTYVQNITDVGHLTDNADEGDDKIEKVAKKDRIDPMEIVETFMRSYFEDMDRLGVERPNISPRATGHIVEQIEMAKVLIEKGCAYEAGGNVYFDITKFPSYGKLSGKKLEDLVSGTRVELRSDKRNPSDFALWKRAETGHIMSWPSPWGDGFPGWHLECSAMSMKYLGETFDIHGGGIDNQFPHHECEIAQSESVTGKQFVRYWLHNNLVTVNGMKMSKSLGNSVMLKDAFKKYDPVVLRFFILQSHYRSPLDYSDEAVAAAGKGLERLTNVVRQLKEAIAESRMPLDLNNLPEEPVNMKRYYNEWLAAMADDFNTPLAIASLFEMLKDVNSFLASGNRPNEEFAGTLLSFLNELAGGVLGILSPESQRTHDVELEEKLIETLINLRADARKDRNFKLSDTIRNELQKIGVVLEDKKDGTTIYKVQK, from the coding sequence ATGACTACTGATATTTATCTCTACAACACTCTCACTCGGCAAAAAGAAAAATTTGTCCCCCTTGAAAAAGACAGGGTCGGAATTTATGTGTGCGGGCCGACGGTATATAACGACTCGCATATCGGTCACGCTAAGAGCTATGTTTCCTTCGATGTAATAGTGCGATTTCTACGATTCCTCGGTTACAAAGTCACCTACGTGCAGAACATCACTGATGTCGGCCACCTCACCGATAATGCTGATGAAGGCGACGACAAGATCGAAAAAGTCGCCAAGAAGGATCGGATAGACCCGATGGAAATTGTGGAGACGTTCATGCGGAGCTATTTTGAAGACATGGACAGGCTTGGCGTCGAAAGACCGAACATTTCTCCGAGGGCGACGGGACATATCGTGGAACAGATTGAAATGGCAAAAGTTCTGATCGAAAAAGGATGCGCGTACGAAGCCGGCGGCAACGTGTATTTCGATATTACAAAATTTCCGAGCTATGGAAAACTTTCCGGGAAGAAACTTGAAGATCTTGTTTCCGGGACGCGGGTAGAGCTGAGGAGCGACAAGAGGAATCCTTCCGATTTTGCCTTGTGGAAAAGGGCTGAGACCGGCCATATCATGAGCTGGCCCTCGCCGTGGGGCGACGGCTTCCCCGGCTGGCATCTTGAGTGCTCCGCGATGAGCATGAAATACCTCGGCGAGACTTTCGATATTCACGGAGGTGGAATTGACAACCAGTTCCCGCACCACGAGTGCGAAATAGCACAGAGTGAATCTGTCACCGGGAAACAATTCGTACGGTATTGGCTTCATAATAATTTGGTGACTGTGAACGGGATGAAGATGAGCAAGTCTCTCGGAAATTCTGTTATGTTGAAGGACGCGTTTAAAAAATACGATCCGGTTGTTCTGAGATTTTTTATTCTTCAGAGCCACTATCGAAGTCCGCTTGATTATTCGGATGAAGCCGTTGCAGCTGCAGGCAAGGGACTTGAACGACTGACAAACGTGGTACGGCAGCTCAAGGAAGCAATCGCGGAAAGCAGGATGCCGCTGGATTTGAACAACCTTCCGGAAGAGCCGGTAAACATGAAGCGATATTATAATGAGTGGCTTGCCGCGATGGCAGATGATTTTAATACACCTTTAGCGATCGCTTCACTGTTTGAAATGCTGAAGGATGTAAACTCGTTCCTGGCATCGGGGAACAGGCCAAACGAAGAATTTGCAGGAACGCTGCTATCATTCCTAAATGAACTTGCCGGCGGCGTGCTTGGAATTTTATCCCCCGAAAGTCAAAGAACTCACGATGTGGAATTAGAAGAAAAGTTGATTGAAACGTTGATTAATCTTCGTGCCGATGCGAGAAAGGACAGGAATTTCAAATTGTCTGATACCATCAGAAACGAATTGCAGAAGATCGGTGTGGTTCTCGAGGATAAGAAGGACGGTACGACAATTTATAAAGTTCAGAAATGA